Proteins co-encoded in one Stomoxys calcitrans chromosome 5, idStoCalc2.1, whole genome shotgun sequence genomic window:
- the LOC106089155 gene encoding putative inorganic phosphate cotransporter, with amino-acid sequence MVFWCDCLRNNGYQQINGVGQGPRFGVRHVQCILAFCGLAVAYALRVNLSVAIVAMTDRNATNPNFEEFDWDEGVKSYLLSSFFWGYVVTQVPGGYLSHKYGAKYTFFFGVLFCSILAILTPLAAEIGDWPLLIALRSVQGLCQGMIFPSTHTFLAKWAPADERGRLVSYCYSGSQFGTVVMLSISGYIASSWMGWPSIFYVSGLAGMMWCFIWYFYSASTPAQHPTITTQERRYIESSGHGRRPSDAGRSENLHLKTPWLKILSSLPFWTLLIVHCANNWGFWTLLTEIPTFLKNILGLDIRHNGPLSALPYLAMTLLSYGFICIADIMNRTSVMPLAFSRKLFNTIGMWIPMIALMGLGYITTGESTVLAIALLTIAVGANAATYLGFQVNHIDLSPNFAGTLMGITNCAANVMSIIAPLTVGLIVTDETNPLQWRIVFYITAAFYFLGNLMFLIFGRTSPRAWNFAQPANRTNATAVDEEATETDPLQPNST; translated from the exons ATGGTTTTTTGGTGTGATTGTTTGCGAAACAATGGCTATCAGCAAATCAATGGGGTTGGTCAAG GTCCTCGATTTGGTGTGCGTCATGTACAATGCATTTTAGCCTTTTGTGGATTGGCAGTTGCCTATGCTTTGAGGGTCAATCTTTCGGTGGCCATAGTTGCTATGACAGACCGCAATGCTACAAATCCAAATTTCGAG GAATTCGATTGGGATGAAGGCGTTAAATCCTACCTCTTAAGTAGTTTCTTTTGGGGCTATGTTGTAACACAAGTTCCTGGTGGTTATCTCTCACATAAATATGGTGCTAAATACACATTCTTCTTTGGCGTTCTGTTTTGCTCAATTTTGGCCATACTAACACCCTTGGCCGCAGAAATAGGAGATTGGCCCCTGCTGATTGCTCTGCGTTCGGTGCAAGGACTTTGTCAGGGTATGATCTTCCCCTCGACCCATACGTTTCTTGCCAAATGGGCGCCCGCCGATGAAAGAGGACGTCTTGTCAGCTATTGTTACTCTGGATCTCAGTTTGGTACTGTTGTTATGCTATCCATAAGTGGATATATAGCCTCCTCCTGGATGGGTTGGCCGAGTATATTTTATGTTTCTGGCTTGGCGGGTATGATGTGGTGTTTCATTTGGTATTTCTACAGTGCAAGTACACCAGCACAACATCCAACCATAACAACACAAGAACGTAGATACATTGAAAGTTCGGGTCATGGAAGAAGACCCTCGGATGCGGGGCGCtcggaaaatttgcatttgaagacCCCTTGGCTAAAGATTTTATCCTCGCTGCCCTTTTGGACTTTGCTCATTGTACATTGTGCCAATAATTGGGGCTTTTGGACTTTACTAACCGAGATACCGACATTCcttaagaatatattgggtttggATATACGACACAATGGCCCTTTGTCGGCTTTACCTTATTTGGCCATGACTTTGTTGTCCTATGGCTTTATATGCATAGCCGATATTATGAATCGCACCAGTGTAATGCCTTTGGCATTTTCCCGAAAACTGTTCAACACGATAGGCATGTGGATACCCATGATAGCTTTGATGGGCCTGGGCTACATAACCACTGGGGAGAGCACAGTGTTGGCCATAGCTTTGTTGACCATAGCTGTGGGAGCCAATGCTGCCACCTACTTAGGCTTCCAGGTGAATCACATCGATTTGTCACCCAATTTTGCTGGCACCCTAATGGGCATAACAAATTGCGCCGCCAATGTAATGAGTATCATAGCACCCTTGACTGTGGGTCTTATAGTAACGGACGAG ACCAATCCCTTGCAATGGCGCATTGTCTTCTATATCACTGCGGCATTTTATTTCCTGGGCAATTTAATGTTTCTCATATTCGGCCGCACTTCTCCCAGGGCCTGGAACTTTGCTCAGCCAGCCAATCGAACCAATGCCACAGCAGTTGATGAAGAGGCTACCGAAACCGATCCTTTGCAACCCAATTCCACATAA